A stretch of Procambarus clarkii isolate CNS0578487 chromosome 20, FALCON_Pclarkii_2.0, whole genome shotgun sequence DNA encodes these proteins:
- the LOC138366839 gene encoding keratin, type II cytoskeletal I-like, whose protein sequence is MDMMDICTRTKEKNGAQLLGPSGIERRSARSEAFAIPICPSDIGDVLGIGDVQDIGDVLGIGDVLGIGDVLGIGDVLGIGDVQGIGDVLGIGDVLGIGDVLGIGDVLGIGDVLGIGDVLGIGDVLGIGDVLGIGDVLGIGDVLGIGDVLGIGDVLGIGDVQGIGDVLGIGDVLGIGDVFGIGDELTSVVEQS, encoded by the exons ATGGATATGATGGATATATGCACAAGGACCAAGGAAAAGAACGGTGCCCAActgcttggaccatcgggaatcgaacgccgatctGCAAGAAGTGAGGCCTTTGCTATACCAATCTGCCCGAGC GATATTGGTGATGTCCTGGGTATTGGTGATGTCCAGGATATTGGTGATGTCCTGGGTATTGGTGATGTCCTGGGTATTGGTGATGTCCTGGGTATTGGTGATGTCCTGGGTATTGGTGATGTCCAGGGTATTGGTGATGTCCTGGGTATTGGTGATGTCCTGGGTATTGGTGATGTCCTGGGTATTGGTGATGTCCTGGGTATTGGTGATGTCCTGGGTATTGGTGATGTCCTGGGTATTGGTGATGTCCTGGGTATTGGTGATGTCCTGGGTATTGGTGATGTCCTGGGTATTGGTGATGTCCTGGGTATTGGTGATGTCCTGGGTATTGGTGATGTCCTGGGTATTGGTGATGTCCAGGGTATTGGTGATGTCCTGGGTATTGGTGATGTCCTGGGTATTGGTGATGTCTTTGGTATTGGTGATGAACTCACAAGTGTTGTAGAACAGTCATGA
- the LOC138366840 gene encoding TATA-binding protein-associated factor 2N-like — MCVERQVEERLVCTYDSDRGTYDSDRDTYDSDRGTYDSDRGTYDSDRGTYDSDRDTYDSDRDTYDSDRDTYDSDRGTYDSDRGTYGSDRGTYDSDRGTYDSDRDTYDSDRDTYDSDRGTYDSDRGTYDSDRGTYDSDRDTYDSDRGTYDSDRDTYDSDRGTYDSNRGTYGSNRGTYDSDRGTYGSDRGTYDSDRGTYDSDRGTYDSDRDTYDSDRDTYDSDRGTYDSDRGTYDSDRGTYDSDRGTYDSDRDTYDSDRDTYDSDRGTYDSNRGTYGSNRGTYDSDRGTYGSDRGTYDSDRGTYDSDRGTYDSDRGTYDSDRDTYDSDRDTYDSDRGTYDSDRGTYDSDRGTYDSDRGTYDSDRGTYGSDIDTYDSDRDTYDSDRGTYDSDRDTYDSDRGTYDSDRGTYGSDRGTYGSNRGTYGSNRGTYDSNRGTYGSNRGTYDSDRGTYGSDRGTYDSDRGTYDSDRGTYGSNRGTYDSDRGTYGSDRGTYDSDRGTYDSDRDTYDSDRDTYDSDRGTYDSDRGTYDSDRGTYDSDRGTYDSDRGTYGSDIDTYDSDRDTYDSDRGTYDSDRDTYDSDRGTYDSDRGTYGSDRGTYGSNRGTYGSNRGTYDSNRGTYGSNRGTYDSDRGTYGSDRGTYDSDRGTYDSDRGTYDSDRGTYDSDRDTYDSDRDTYDSDRGTYDSDRGTYDSDRGTYGSDRGTYDSDRGTYGSDIDTYDSDRVTYDSDRGTYDSDRGTYDSDRGTYGSDRGTYGSNRGTYGSNRGTYGSNRGTYGSDRGTYGSNRGTYGNNRGT, encoded by the exons ATGTGTGTGGAGAGACAGGTAGAAGAAAG ACTTGTGTGTACATATGACAGCGATAGAGGCACATATGACAGCGATAGAGACACATATGACAGCGATAGAGGCACATATGACAGCGATAGAGGCACATATGACAGCGATAGAGGCACATATGACAGCGATAGAGACACATATGACAGCGATAGAGACACATATGACAGCGATAGAGACACATATGACAGTGATAGAGGCACATATGACAGCGATAGAGGCACATATGGCAGCGATAGAGGCACATATGACAGCGATAGAGGCACATATGACAGCGATAGAGACACATATGACAGCGATAGAGACACATATGACAGCGATAGAGGCACATATGACAGCGATAGAGGCACATATGACAGCGATAGAGGCACATATGACAGCGATAGAGACACATATGACAGCGATAGAGGCACATATGACAGCGATAGAGACACATATGACAGCGATAGAGGCACATATGACAGCAATAGAGGCACATATGGCAGCAATAGAGGCACATATGACAGCGATAGAGGCACATATGGCAGCGATAGAGGCACATATGACAGCGATAGAGGCACATATGACAGCGATAGAGGCACATATGACAGCGATAGAGACACATATGACAGCGATAGAGACACATATGACAGCGATAGAGGCACATATGACAGCGATAGAGGCACATATGACAGCGATAGAGGCACATATGACAGCGATAGAGGCACATATGACAGCGATAGAGACACATATGACAGCGATAGAGACACATATGACAGCGATAGAGGCACATATGACAGCAATAGAGGCACATATGGCAGCAATAGAGGCACATATGACAGCGATAGAGGCACATATGGCAGCGATAGAGGCACATATGACAGCGATAGAGGCACATATGACAGCGATAGAGGCACATATGACAGCGATAGAGGCACATATGACAGCGATAGAGACACATATGACAGCGATAGAGACACATATGACAGCGATAGAGGCACATATGACAGCGATAGAGGCACATATGACAGCGATAGAGGCACATATGACAGCGATAGAGGCACATATGACAGCGATAGAGGCACATATGGCAGCGATATAGACACATATGACAGCGATAGAGACACATATGACAGCGATAGAGGCACATATGACAGCGATAGAGACACATATGACAGCGATAGAGGCACATATGACAGCGATAGAGGCACATATGGCAGCGATAGAGGCACATATGGCAGCAATAGAGGCACATATGGCAGCAATAGAGGCACATATGACAGCAATAGAGGCACATATGGCAGCAATAGAGGCACATATGACAGCGATAGAGGCACATATGGCAGCGATAGAGGCACATATGACAGCGATAGAGGCACATATGACAGCGATAGAGGCACATATGGCAGCAATAGAGGCACATATGACAGCGATAGAGGCACATATGGCAGCGATAGAGGCACATATGACAGCGATAGAGGCACATATGACAGCGATAGAGACACATATGACAGCGATAGAGACACATATGACAGCGATAGAGGCACATATGACAGCGATAGAGGCACATATGACAGCGATAGAGGCACATATGACAGCGATAGAGGCACATATGACAGCGATAGAGGCACATATGGCAGCGATATAGACACATATGACAGCGATAGAGACACATATGACAGCGATAGAGGCACATATGACAGCGATAGAGACACATATGACAGCGATAGAGGCACATATGACAGCGATAGAGGCACATATGGCAGCGATAGAGGCACATATGGCAGCAATAGAGGCACATATGGCAGCAATAGAGGCACATATGACAGCAATAGAGGCACATATGGCAGCAATAGAGGCACATATGACAGCGATAGAGGCACATATGGCAGCGATAGAGGCACATATGACAGCGATAGAGGCACATATGACAGCGATAGAGGCACATATGACAGCGATAGAGGCACATATGACAGCGATAGAGACACATATGACAGCGATAGAGACACATATGACAGCGATAGAGGCACATATGACAGCGATAGAGGCACATATGACAGCGATAGAGGCACATATGGCAGCGATAGAGGCACATATGACAGCGATAGAGGCACATATGGCAGCGATATAGACACATATGACAGCGATAGAGTCACATATGACAGCGATAGAGGCACATATGACAGCGATAGAGGCACATATGACAGCGATAGAGGCACATATGGCAGCGATAGAGGCACATATGGCAGCAATAGAGGCACATATGGCAGCAATAGAGGCACATATGGCAGCAATAGAGGCACATATGGCAGCGATAGAGGCACATATGGCAGCAATAGAGGCACATATGGCAACAATAGAGGCACATAA